From the Amia ocellicauda isolate fAmiCal2 chromosome 21, fAmiCal2.hap1, whole genome shotgun sequence genome, one window contains:
- the LOC136716802 gene encoding prostaglandin E2 receptor EP2 subtype, whose translation MTSANRSHQCDNTTEVRSGTPTASAVMFSAGVVGNVIALVLLEIRRRKDQSRQRQSLFHVLVTGLVVTDLVGTCMVSPLVLTSYAQNKTLIGLDPSGNLKNYFGFSMNFLSLTTLCILFAMAVERVFSIGYPYFYGRHITSRCGYISIPLIYLACAIFCVLPFGGCGTYVQYCPGTWSFIDMRPVEKQHQVYAVLYATFMLLLITSIVVCNASVVYHLVLMHQRQRHRGSIVSRVRKDKRYVPMTEEVEHLIILVFMTVAFMICSLPLTILVYMNYSKTTEESQQTELGALRLLSFNSIIDPWVFIILRPSVQRFFWGALCKATNFQTKDTIIKTSLDQEKHNQTELCQVRPSTEASPSESHNCI comes from the exons ATGACCTCGGCCAACAGGAGCCATCAGTGCGACAACACTACGGAGGTGAGATCTGGGACGCCCACCGCCAGCGCCGTGATGTTCTCCGCCGGGGTGGTGGGCAATGTGATCGCCTTGGTGCTGCTGGAGATCCGCCGGAGGAAGGACCAGAGCCGGCAGAGGCAGTCCCTCTTCCATGTGCTGGTCACCGGGCTGGTGgtcacagacctggtcgggacctgCATGGTCAGCCCTCTGGTCCTCACATCTTACGCCCAAAACAAGACTTTGATAGGACTGGACCCCAGTGGAAACTTGAAAAACTATTTTGGCTTCAGCATGAATTTTCTGAGCTTAACCACCTTGTGCATCCTCTTCGCCATGGCCGTGGAGCGCGTCTTCTCGATAGGATACCCTTACTTCTATGGACGACACATCACCAGCCGGTGCGGCTACATCTCCATCCCATTGATCTACCTGGCCTGCGCCATCTTCTGCGTCCTGCCCTTCGGCGGCTGCGGGACGTATGTCCAGTACTGCCCGGGCACATGGAGCTTCATTGACATGAGACCGGTGGAAAAGCAGCACCAGGTGTATGCTGTGTTGTATGCCACCTTCATGCTCCTGCTGATCACCTCCATTGTGGTTTGCAATGCGTCAGTGGTCTATCACCTGGTTTTAATGCATCAAAGACAACGGCACAGGGGATCCATCGTGTCAAGGGTTAGGAAAGACAAGAGGTATGTGCCCATGACTGAAGAAGTGGAACATCTCATTATCCTGGTCTTCATGACGGTGGCCTTCATGATTTGCTCCCTGCCTCTCACG ATCCTTGTGTATATGAACTACTCTAAAACTACAGAGGAGAGTCAACAAACTGAACTGGGGGCCCTGCGCTTGTTGTCATTTAACTCCATCATTGACCCCTGGGTCTTCATCATCCTCAGACCCTCAGTCCAGCGTTTCTTCTGGGGCGCACTGTGCAAAGCCACGAACTTCCAAACAAAGGATACCATTATAAAGACTAGCTTGGACCAAGAGAAACACAACCAGACAGAACTGTGCCAAGTGAGACCTTCCACCGAGGCGTCCCCGTCCGAGAGCCACAACTGCATTTAG